One Solanum lycopersicum chromosome 2, SLM_r2.1 genomic region harbors:
- the LOC101245814 gene encoding calcium permeable stress-gated cation channel 1: MATLGDIGLAAAINIISALIFLVAFAILRLQPFNDRVYFPKWYLKGLRHSPTHSGAFVAKFVNVDWRAYIRFLNWIPDALKMPEPELIDHAGLDSAVYLRIYLLGLKIFVPITLLAWAILVPVNWTNSTLTKSDFTYSDIDKLSISNVPLGSLRFWTHIVMAYAFSFWTCYVLKTEYAKVAAMRLQFVASEKRRPDQYTVLVRNVPPDADESVSECVEHFFLVNHQDHYLMHQGVYNANKLAKLVKEKKSKQNWLDYYQLKYSRDQSKRPMMKTGFLGCFGAKVDAIEHQIAEIERLTKEIAEEKQRVEKDPKSTMPASFVSFKSRWGAAVCAQTQQSRNPTLWLTEWAPEPRDVFWDNLAIPYVSLTIRKLIIAVAFFFLTFFFMIPIAFVQTLASLEGIRKKAPFLKVIIDEPFIKAFIQGFLPGIALKIFLIFLPTILMMMSKFEGWLSISALERKSASKYYIFTIVNVFLGNIIAGAAFEQLSTFLNQSANQIPKTIGVAVPMKASFFITYIMVDGWAGIAGEILRLKPLIFYHLKNFFLVKTEKDREEAMDPGSVGFNTGEPQIQLYFLLGLVYAVVTPFLLPFILVFFGLAYVVYRHQIINVYNQEYESAAAFWPDVHGRIIFALCFSQLSLLGLLSTKHATQSAPFLIALPVLTISFHLYCKGRYEPAFTKYPIQEARMRDTLEQAREPNLNLKGYLQNAYVHPVFKDDDEDEDEDFMMKLENDSVLVPTKRQSRMNTPVPSKVSAGSSPSLPDAVTHEH; this comes from the exons ATGGCGACACTTGGAGATATAGGCCTTGCAGCAgcaataaatattatatctgCCTTGATCTTTCTTGTGGCATTTGCAATTTTGCGGCTCCAACCATTCAATGACAGAGTTTATTTCCCCAAATGGTATCTTAAGGGGCTGAGACACAGTCCCACCCACTCTGGGGCATTCGTCGCCAAATTTGTTAATGTTGATTGGAGAGCATATATAAGGTTTCTGAACTGGATACCAGATGCTCTGAAAATGCCTGAACCTGAGCTTATTGACCATGCAGGGTTGGACTCTGCTGTTTATTTGCGCATATACTTGCTAGG GCTAAAAATCTTTGTTCCCATAACGTTGCTTGCATGGGCTATCCTGGTACCTGTAAATTGGACAAATAGCACTCTGACAAAATCCGACTTTACTTATAGTGACATTGATAAGCTTTCCATTTCAAATGTTCCGCTTGGATCTCTCAG GTTTTGGACTCATATTGTTATGGCTTATGCCTTCTCATTCTGGACCTGCTATGTCTTAAAAACTGAGTATGCAAAAGTTGCAGCCATGAGGTTGCAGTTTGTCGCCTCTGAAAAACGTCGTCCCGACCAATATACA GTCCTTGTTAGGAATGTTCCGCCAGATGCTGATGAATCAGTTAGTGAATGTGTGGAGCACTTTTTCCTGGTTAACCATCAAGATCATTATCTCATGCATCAG GGTGTTTATAATGCCAACAAACTGGCAAAATTGGTGAAGGAGAAGAAGAGTAAGCAAAATTGGCTCGACTATTACCAACTTAAGTACTCTAGGGATCAATCAAAACGGCCTATGATGAAG ACTGGTTTCCTTGGATGCTTTGGAGCAAAAGTCGACGCAATTGAGCATCAGATTGCTGAAATTGAAAGATTGACAAAAGAG ATAGCTGAAGAGAAACAAAGGGTAGAAAAAGACCCAAAGTCTACCATGCCTGCATCATTTGTCTCCTTCAAATCGCGGTGGGGTGCTGCTGTTTGTGCACAAACACAGCAATCCAGAAATCCAACCTTGTGGTTGACAGAATGGGCTCCAGAGCCACGTGATGTATTTTGGGATAACCTGGCAATCCCCTATGTTTCTTTGACAATTAGGAAGCTCATCATTGCTGTTGCCTTCTTTTTTCTGACATTCTTCTTCATGATCCCGATTGCATTTGTCCAAACCCTTGCCAGCCTTGAGGGGATTAGGAAGAAAGCACCATTTCTGAAAGTTATTATTGACGA ACCTTTCATCAAGGCGTTCATCCAAGGTTTTCTACCTGGGATTGCTTTGAAGATCTTTCTCATATTTCTGCCAactatattgatgatgatgtcCAAATTCGAGGGCTGGCTAAGCATATCAGCTCTAGAGAGGAAATCTGCGTCTAAATACTACATCTTCACTATCGTGAATGTGTTCCTCGGGAACATAATTGCAGGAGCTGCATTTGAACAACTAAGTACCTTTCTCAATCAGTCGGCAAACCA AATCCCTAAAACGATTGGTGTCGCAGTTCCTATGAAAGCATCCTTCTTCATAACCTACATAATGGTTGACGGCTGGGCTGGTATTGCTGGAGAGATCCTAAGGCTGAAGCCGCTAATATTTTACCACTTGAAGAACTTTTTCTTGGTTAAGACGGAAAAAGATAGAGAAGAGGCAATGGATCCTGGAAGCGTTGGTTTCAACACAGGAGAACCACAGATACAATTATATTTCTTATTGGGGCTTGTCTATGCTGTGGTCACACCATTTCTGCTTCCGTTCATATTGGTCTTCTTTGGCCTTGCATATGTAGTATATCGTCATCAG ATTATAAATGTTTACAATCAGGAGTACGAAAGTGCAGCAGCATTCTGGCCAGATGTTCATGGACGTATAATTTTCGCACTGTGCTTTTCTCAGTTATCTTTACTAGGCTTGCTAAGTACAAAACATGCTACTCAGTCAGCACCTTTCCTGATTGCCCTTCCAGTGCTGACCATCTCATTTCACTTGTACTGCAAAGGTCGTTATGAGCCAGCTTTCACCAAATATCCGATACAG GAAGCAAGGATGAGAGATACTCTGGAACAAGCAAGGGAACCAAATCTTAATCTGAAGGGCTACCTTCAAAATGCTTATGTGCATCCTGTTTTCAAAGACGACGATGAAGATGAGGATGAAGACTTTATGATGAAACTGGAGAACGATAGCGTTCTTGTCCCCACAAAACGCCAGTCAAGAATGAATACACCAGTTCCCAGCAAAGTCAGCGCTGGCTCATCTCCATCACTTC